A single genomic interval of Fibrobacter sp. UWB4 harbors:
- a CDS encoding manganese efflux pump MntP family protein: MSTIEIIIIAIVEAMDCFAVAISTGLCKSGIKRSRAVLQAVSFGVFQGGMTLLGYFLGCFAERWFNAVGTPIACAILCILGARMIWGAIRGGEATTSCAHLSLMNILLLSIATSIDAFAVGISFAFLNANMIFATSAIAIASFAMGVIGFEIGRHASKRFKTKIPEFIAGIILIAIGVKMFV, encoded by the coding sequence ATGAGCACTATAGAGATTATCATTATCGCGATTGTCGAAGCGATGGACTGCTTTGCGGTCGCCATTTCGACCGGTCTTTGCAAATCGGGCATCAAGCGTTCGCGCGCAGTGCTCCAGGCGGTTTCTTTTGGCGTTTTTCAAGGCGGCATGACGCTTCTCGGGTATTTCCTAGGCTGTTTTGCCGAGCGCTGGTTCAATGCGGTGGGCACTCCAATTGCATGCGCGATTCTCTGCATTTTGGGCGCCCGTATGATCTGGGGCGCAATTCGGGGCGGAGAAGCAACAACCTCCTGCGCACACCTGAGCCTCATGAACATCCTGCTATTGTCGATTGCAACAAGCATTGATGCGTTTGCGGTCGGGATTTCGTTTGCATTCCTGAACGCGAACATGATTTTTGCAACATCCGCTATTGCAATCGCTAGTTTTGCAATGGGCGTTATCGGCTTTGAAATCGGGCGCCACGCCTCCAAGCGGTTCAAAACAAAAATCCCGGAATTCATTGCCGGGATTATACTCATTGCCATTGGCGTGAAGATGTTTGTGTAG